acccgagtgtgtgtgtgtgtgtgtgcgtgtgtgtgtgtgtgtgtgtgtgtgtgtgcgtgtgtgtgtgtgtgtgcgtgtgtgtgtgtgtgtgtgtgtgttttttcaggtcGTGGACAGGGTGAGGACACGGCGCTGGCTGCTGTGGTCTGTCACACTCCTCTCAGTAACCTCGGTCACTGTCGGAAAGGCAGCACTCTGTCCTTCAGCGTGGCCTTTCAGATCCTCAAACCAGGATTGTACGAGGTACTTTGACTCTGAAGCACAAACCGGTCAAGTTAGAATAAAAAACCTTGAACCTGTATGATACTTAAATTCACATTAAACAAGATGAACAAGTGTAATGTATAAGATGCTACTTTCCCATATTTTCAAAACCTTTGTAAGAGGTGTGATCCTGATGGCAGGGTGCTCAAATACAGGGTTAGGGtttaaaggtgaagtctggctgCACCACTTTTTGTAAATGTCTATGGTCCTCCTGCTCTTGCCACTTAATAATGGGCTAGACCAGAATAAATGATAATGATTTGCCTCAGAGGACCCACACCATATCCAGCAGCGGCAGCTCAATCTTTGAGGTTTAAAATCAGGACCATCTCAAAACATTTACAGCCTCCACAGCAGGAACTCCTCTCTTACAGCCTCTTCAGTCTCGTGCTTCATATGTAACTTAACATATAATGTTCAGATGTTTCTTCACCTCACAAAAATCATGCTctcttctgtttcctcctctgattaactctctctctgcagctgagtCAGCATATGAAGTTGAAGCTGCAGTTCACGGCGTCGGTGTCCAACCCTCCACCCGACGCTCGACCGCTGTCGCGTAAGAGCAAAACACCATTTTGCTTCTAATTTAGTTTTTCTGGGTTTGATTTGTGAGAGTTTTCCTGTGTTGACCGTGTTACCTTCTCCCGTCACCACCCAGGCAAAAACAGCCCGTCCAGCCCGGCGGTTCGAGACCTGCTGGACCGGCACCAGGCCAGTCTGGGTCGATCTCAGTCCTTCTCCCACCAGCAGCCATCTCGATCCCACATCATGAGGtaccacacagacaaacattgaCAATCAtttgatccaaacaggtgtttttggagcgttccacaactttcccagtctttagctgctcctgtctcaacttgctgcatcacattcagaataagcagatatttacaaaaatcaatgaagctgatgagattaaacattaaatatattgtctctgtAATTACTCAATTTAGTAAGATAAAGCTTTCAGAATAAAAGGCacagaataaaatcaactatagagtaatgtacatatatacagatatgtgtgtgtgtgtgtgtgtgtgtgtgtgtgtgtgtgtgtgtgtgtgtgtgtgtgtgtgtgtgtgtgtgtcaggacgGGCAGTGCCATGGAGCGGCGTGCCATAACTCCTCCCGTTGGTTCTCCGGTTGGTCGGCCGCTTTACCTACCACCGCAggacaaaacactgctgtcgCTGGACAAGATCGCCAAGAGGGAGTGCAAAGTCCTGGTGGTGGATCCCGTCAGCTAGGGAGCAAGGAAGcaaggaggggagagaggaacatagtgaggagagtttcaccttttctttttggAAAATGAATTGCTGgagacaaaaactgaaaagtaaGAAGTAAAGAGGACGGGAGGCGTAACTGAAATGTTTTAACGCAGATGCACCTGAAACACTGGATGAATCTGCAGAGTGGATGAAAGACTTGACTTGAGCTTCTCTTCATCTTTAAATTTCCttgaaaatgaagctgaagcttTGATGTAAGCTGCTGCGACACGTTACTGTCGGGAAAGCTTTTTAATTGAAACAGGAACAGGAGACGAGACACTGCGCACTGTACAGAGTGTACAGTCCACGctttaaatgaaatattaatgtgATGTGTTATGTAAAGGGACACTCGAGGTGTTAGAGGAAGAACGTCAATTTTCAAGTTAGGACAGAAACAATTGCACAGGAAGAAGAAGTTGCTGAAATCACCTTTTATTCCATTGTTCTTATCAGTCTGTTCACAGTCAGTATCGACAGGTTTCAACACTTGATGGACATGTTAAATGTCATGTGATGTCAAATAACACCTGATCACAGCTTTCTGTTGCCTTCATTTCACAATCTCAACTGTTTACATCAAGCGTGTTTTCTGAATacttcagaaaacaaactgtagTATTTTTAGCCATATTAACGGCCTGTTTACCACTTTTCTAAAGACCAAAATagctcaacaactgttggatggcTTGTGATGAAATGTGGTTCAGACGTTCACTTTAAAGCTGTCAAGACATTCAAAAGTGGCGTAGTTATTGATAACGTGTACAGAGTTCTCCACTTTGAGTAATAATTGCTGGTAAACGTTAAATGATGTTTGGCCCAATGAACCATACTGCAGCAGCTAGCTCTTAGCTGCTTGAGCTAACAGAGGCTAGTCAGCTTCACAGAGGACGACTCACGAGTCTGGGTTCAAAAACCTCATTCATGGTAATTAATTCaccattttactgtatgtatattttactgttttcagtaCCACTGCTGTATTATTAGTGTTTCATGTAGACAGGTGTGCCTTCagaatgcaaaaagaaaaacacgcAGACAAAGAAACATACTGCATGTAAGAATTAAACGTATttaaatcaaataataataaatataatgcAGTTTGGAGTCCCGCTCTGTATGCTTGAATTATGTGACGTTCTGCAGCTTTTGACCGTTTCACAAATGACTGTTCCTTACAAACTGCACATAAATGTGAGATTACTGCAGCGCTCAGATGTTGCctctctgtttattttcatcagtGAAACATGAGCAAGAGGAAATTATCTTATGAAAAGCGCAGCTGCCCAGTCTCCAGGGTTTGTGCATATAAAAGCACTTCAGTTTCGGTTTCAgttatttctattttctttcaGTAACAATACAGCAGACGTGATTGGTGGATCTCAACCCTCTACAAGTTGATTTTCGTGGAAATAACCAtcagatgtttttgtctcagAGGTTTTATATCAAGAATCTAATTAGCAAATAAGTAAAATGAATCAATTTTTGCAGTAATTAAAAACTGGTCAAAACTTTAAgttttaaacaacaaaatgaagcTGATTTATCAGGTTTATATTTAAAACAGGGATAATTATACAGCTGTTTGAACTGTTTCactcctttttttaaataatcattGCTGTTGGATAATATTGAAGGTATGATTTAAATGGCCACACTGTTCTCGATGCTGCATGGACAGAGGTAAGGATAAGGCAGCTCCAAGTGGCTGTTGCGCTCTGAGATGTCATCAGATAAGGCCTTGAGTTcagcctgcacctcctccaccagcctgcGGTGGGAGCTATCTCTGAAGATGGCCTCCTTGTACTGACACAGAGGAACCTGCAGGAGAGACACACGGAGGTTTACTTCCAAATCCGACTTTTTATGAATACATACTTAAAACTTACattaaaaaatttaaatgatTAGAATAAAACTGATGCCGATCTGAGCAACATTTTATCACAATATATAAAAAGTCATCAGgtatgttttgtgtctttgtttcctgctgAGGTGTGGGTGGGCGGTGCCTCACAAAGTTGCCGGCGGGCTGCGACAGCATAGACAACACCATCAGGACGCGACAGGTCGAGTTCACATCTGGCAAGAAGGACATGATGTCGTCCTTCGTCACCGCACCTTTGACCTGCGGAGGGGGACGCAACATGGAGGCTGGACAATTTGGCATCCAGAGGCTGAAATCCAGCTGGAGGACACAAAGAGGGACAAATGAGACTTAAACCACAGCGGTGATCAAGTCTATTAAACATAATAATGAGAGGGGAACTCCAGTCAGGACCAATCAGGACAAAATCAAGATGGAAGTCATAATGTGCTGTAGGTCACCCACCTGGGAGAAGTTCACCGCTGCATGTAGAGCTGAACAGGAGAAGATGATCATGGTAACAAACTTGGACACTTCTGCTTTGGTCTGGAAAGACTGAGGGAAACCTGAAGGACAagaggagacacaaacaaacagcttcatcacagtttctgcttcttctctaCGAAAGCATTTGAggacagacacgcacacacacacctgagtcGTGTGTGAATCCGTGTGTGTTGATGTCGGCGATCCAGTGATGGAGCTCAGAGTCCTGGTGCACATCATCGTCTCCACTGTAATACACGTCCACCCAGCTGACCACAaacctgccacacacacacacacacacacacacacacacacacacacacacaacttctgAGTATTAAAATCACAACATAATGCAGGAAGTGTTCATTTCAGATgcagaaacagtgtttttgtgtcccTCACCTGGTCTGATCACCTGATtgaggtgtgtttgtttacctgtgCAGTGTGTCCCAGACTCTCAGTGCATCCTGGGCGTAGTAGCTCTGTGGCAGCTTGTCCACACCGCGGTCCATCAGGTCGTCAGGGACACACAGGGATCGATAATGAATCCTCTCAGACGCCCGGGAAAGAAGAACAGGTAACGTCTGCAGACCAGAGCCGGTCGCCTGGAGGGACGAGCCCAACAAAAGAACAGATATCTGCACCGCACCAGTTTCCACACCTTCCTCTTTAATACCTCTGTTCCAGGTAGTGATGTACCTTATCAAAGACACCATTGACAGCCAGCAGCGAGGCTCTGGCCTGTAAGTTGATCTGTAGTGAAGACCGGACGTGTGGCATCAGCAGCTGTACACAAAAACCACCAGTCAAGGAAGAGAAGAACAGAACAAGCACCAGCATGCTGCACGTAAGAATGGTGTTAATGTGGGAACATTTGGAGACCTAACAACTGTTGGGTGGTGACAAGTGAAGTTGCTCTGAACATTCTGATTTCCACAATTACAAAATGAAGGAGATTGTGTACCTGGTGCAGCGGGTGCACCTCTGGGAGCTGTCGCAGTGTGGCCACACAGCACAGCTCGCCCATCATGTGAGTCCTCAGGTAGTGGGAGGCCAACTGGTGACACTGGAAGTCTGCATTGTGAACCCAAATCTTcgccagcagccaatcacagccgtCGTCAGAGGGCAGGAAGACTGGGTTCTGAGGACCGGGTGTCTGCTGCAACTGAAGAAGGAGAATATTGTTGATTGAAAACGCGTGTAATATACATAAGTACAAATTTAAAGTATTGTACTGCCcgtatttccatttcatgcaaatttatacttctactccacaacATTTTGAAAGGAAATGTACTTTTGACTTTGTTCCAttttctgacagctttagttagtAGTTACTTTGGAGATCACCCACCACGACATAAAATAGTTCAAATCAGCTCCACCTCAAAGAAATACAGCAGTAAATGTTAATTATACATGAATACATCAGTAATGATAATCCAGTAATCAACATACAATACCAAAACACTCACAGGGGTTATTTGTCTGATTTATGATTACTTTGACATTTCATAGTACTTACTTGATACTAGTAAATTAAGCAGACAATACTTCTGCACTTTTACTTtaatattttcaatgcaggacttttttttgTGAGAGTTTTTAAGATTGGTGTTgctactaaaaaaaaaaaaacaaaaaaaaaaaacttctgaatCACCTGTATCCAAACACCTGGAGCTCACCTGGATGGCGATGGGGAGCAGCTGTCCCCGCTGGTTCAGGTGCAGGAGGCACAGTGGAGTGGACAGGTACGTCTGCTTCCCATTGATCACGTTGGCTGGGACGCCGTCCAAGACCTCATAGTCCAACAGGTAAATGGTCCCTTTCTGTTACATACAGAACATCCAGATAGAGCAGATGTATTGAAGTGCACAAAAACAGCTGGAAGTCAGAGAAAAGGGTGCTCACCTCTAGCTCCTGCTCAAGGGAGGAGCCTTCAGGCAGGAAGGGGCGGAGCATGTCACAGGTGACGGACAGGtttggagggaggaggtgggtCTGACGCAGCAGCAGAGGGTTGCAGCCATTCAGACACTGGTATCCGAAATACCAGTCCTCCTTCCAGTGAGCCTTAACAAACCCTGAGAAAGATGACTCATTATGCAGTCAGTGCTGCCTACATCTCCATCACTCTGAACTGTAGGATACAACCAGAGTCTCAACAAGGTTTTTTCCAAGTCGTTGAGCGTCAGCCTTGATACTGCAAAAAGattttgtttgaatgtgtttggttttgtgtcttACTGGCAATGTTGTTCTGGTGTCCGCTGTGGGCAAAAACCAGCTCCAGCTCTGCGTAACTCCTCCAGGCATCCACTCGGCTGGCAAAGCCTTTCAGGTAGTGCAGGTTAGCGGCTGGACTGAGGACAAAGAAACAAGCACAGCAGAGATTCATCTCCTCGGCACTCCTGAAGGTGTCTACCTGTGTCCCACCCTGACTAGACTCGAATCAGAACATTAAATGTGTGAGTTCACCTCTTGTTTGTGTAGCTGAGGTTCGGCCCGAGTTCAGACATACTGTTCAGGTCAACACACTGTGGAGCGCCATCAACAAACTTACGCCATCTGCAATAATGGCACAATAAGACAAAGGATATTCGTTGACTTATTTCTTTGGATCCCCATTAGCTACTACCAAGGTAGGAACTATCTTGAGACAAAGAGTGTCGTAATGTTTGTTGGTGAAAAGCTGTGAGCTGTCCTGGCCTCAAAGACCAGCTGTTAGCAGATGCTAGTACCTGGTTGCTTGTTGGTCTTACAGATTGGGTTCAACCTGTAAAACGCTGCTACTCACCAGTGTAAGGATGCCCAAATTATAGCCAAGGTCATATGGTGCCTGATACCTTAATCTATAATTCCTGTGAGTTatttgaaaattaaaatgaaatttggCCCACAGACTATATTAAAATGCAGGTCTTAGTGTGAACACTGGGTGTTTCTATCACGAAATGTGTAGATTTGCTTGTGTCGTGCCACTTTTAACTGAAGTGTCGTGCCACTTTTAACTGAATTTAGAGAAAAATTGTCTCCAGCTTCCCAAACGCCAACATTTGTGTGAACTTTGTGAACCTGATGTCAAAGCATTTCTCTGTTGATGTAGGAGGAGTACGGGACGGCGTGCACTTATTGAGCTCTACACTTTTTATGCAAATGTgagcaaacattttcactgaacCAGGGAAGACTGGCATCCAAGATAAGTGAACCAGAGCAGACTGAGATCCAAGATAACGGAGTCTCCTCCTTGATGGACTTCAAAACTCCACTTACAGACCAAAATTTAATATGATGAAACCAGGCATCACTGTTTAtatcaagacaataaaatgtGGTTAAAACTCGCCTTTTCAGACTCTTAAATTAAAGGCTCCTGATCCAGAACTTTACTCTCTTTTTCACAATGTGGACTCCTGCACCAATGATTTCATCTGTTCAGATGTGAATGTGATGTGAATTGGCCTTGTTCAAACCCTCAGAACTTTATTCTAATGGAGATCCTGACATTTCCGAGGACATCATATATGTCTGCTCGCCGTTTTACCTGATGAGCTTCTGCTGATGTTGCAGCAGTCTGAGtcgctgctgcttcagtttttcttctgtctcgtccttcagcaaacacactggGGAGGCATATTAGAA
This region of Chaetodon trifascialis isolate fChaTrf1 chromosome 16, fChaTrf1.hap1, whole genome shotgun sequence genomic DNA includes:
- the LOC139344914 gene encoding polyunsaturated fatty acid lipoxygenase ALOX15B; its protein translation is MTASCQEYEVIVHTSPGPTCGTFNRLWLSLIGSEGETPPISVNEGDHHLLPGSTCPVLVRASGPLGCLILIRLHLEARTGFPNLDWHCSHVEVRRLAYRQEGGRGGTGPEDTAVQVFLCDRWLRMADGNVELRSGKLCLLKDETEEKLKQQRLRLLQHQQKLIRWRKFVDGAPQCVDLNSMSELGPNLSYTNKSPAANLHYLKGFASRVDAWRSYAELELVFAHSGHQNNIARFVKAHWKEDWYFGYQCLNGCNPLLLRQTHLLPPNLSVTCDMLRPFLPEGSSLEQELEKGTIYLLDYEVLDGVPANVINGKQTYLSTPLCLLHLNQRGQLLPIAIQLQQTPGPQNPVFLPSDDGCDWLLAKIWVHNADFQCHQLASHYLRTHMMGELCCVATLRQLPEVHPLHQLLMPHVRSSLQINLQARASLLAVNGVFDKATGSGLQTLPVLLSRASERIHYRSLCVPDDLMDRGVDKLPQSYYAQDALRVWDTLHRFVVSWVDVYYSGDDDVHQDSELHHWIADINTHGFTHDSGFPQSFQTKAEVSKFVTMIIFSCSALHAAVNFSQLDFSLWMPNCPASMLRPPPQVKGAVTKDDIMSFLPDVNSTCRVLMVLSMLSQPAGNFVPLCQYKEAIFRDSSHRRLVEEVQAELKALSDDISERNSHLELPYPYLCPCSIENSVAI